Proteins from a genomic interval of Xanthomonas sp. AM6:
- the modB gene encoding molybdate ABC transporter permease subunit, giving the protein MFAFTPQELTAIALSVKVALVAALGSLPFGVACGWLLARRRFPGKSLLDALLHLPLVMPPVVTGYVLLIVFGTRGPVGAWLLEHLGVQVAFRWTGAALASAVMGFPLMVRAIRLALESTDRRLEAAAATLGAGPWRVFFSITLPLAWPGLVAGTALAFAKALGEFGATITFVSNIPGETQTLSAAIYGLLQVPGGEAGIWRLAAVALAISLAALLLSEWLVRRQRGPEADA; this is encoded by the coding sequence TTGTTCGCCTTCACCCCGCAGGAACTCACCGCGATCGCGCTCAGCGTCAAGGTCGCGCTGGTCGCGGCGCTGGGCAGCCTGCCGTTCGGCGTGGCCTGCGGCTGGCTGCTGGCGCGGCGCCGTTTTCCCGGCAAGTCGCTGCTGGATGCGTTGCTGCACCTGCCGCTGGTGATGCCGCCGGTGGTCACCGGTTACGTGCTGTTGATCGTGTTCGGCACGCGCGGGCCGGTCGGCGCCTGGCTGCTGGAGCATCTGGGCGTGCAGGTCGCGTTCCGCTGGACCGGCGCGGCACTGGCCAGCGCGGTGATGGGATTCCCGCTGATGGTGCGCGCGATCCGCCTGGCGCTGGAGTCCACCGACCGGCGCCTGGAGGCGGCCGCGGCCACGCTCGGCGCCGGGCCATGGCGGGTGTTCTTCAGCATCACCCTGCCGCTGGCCTGGCCGGGGCTGGTCGCCGGCACCGCACTCGCCTTCGCCAAAGCGCTGGGCGAATTCGGCGCCACCATCACCTTCGTATCGAACATTCCGGGGGAAACCCAGACCCTGTCGGCGGCGATCTACGGCCTGCTGCAGGTGCCCGGCGGCGAAGCCGGGATCTGGCGACTGGCGGCGGTGGCGCTGGCGATCTCGCTGGCCGCGCTGCTGCTGTCCGAATGGCTGGTGCGGCGCCAGCGCGGGCCGGAGGCGGACGCATGA
- a CDS encoding OmpW family outer membrane protein — protein MRKTSPLLLSGLAAALALCALPALAQSQGDWTVGIGAHQVNPKSDNGKLAGGALPLSVDSDTKPTVTFEYFVRPDLGIEVLAALPFKHDIAVKGVGKVGSSKQLPPVVSLQYHFNSAGKLSPFVGAGINYTTFFSEDTTGALAGSKLKLEDSWGVALHAGLDVALTDTSALRVDLRWADIDSKVKVDGASMGTAQIDPLVYGLAYVMKF, from the coding sequence ATGCGCAAGACCTCCCCCCTCCTGCTGTCCGGCCTGGCGGCCGCCCTGGCGCTGTGCGCCCTGCCCGCGCTGGCGCAGTCGCAGGGCGACTGGACCGTCGGCATCGGCGCCCACCAGGTCAACCCGAAGTCCGACAACGGCAAGCTCGCCGGCGGCGCCTTGCCGTTGAGCGTGGACAGCGACACCAAGCCGACCGTGACCTTCGAATACTTCGTGCGCCCGGACCTGGGCATCGAAGTGCTGGCCGCGCTGCCGTTCAAGCACGACATCGCGGTCAAGGGCGTCGGCAAGGTCGGCAGCAGCAAGCAGCTGCCGCCGGTGGTCTCGCTGCAGTACCACTTCAACAGCGCCGGCAAGCTGTCCCCGTTCGTCGGCGCCGGCATCAACTACACCACCTTCTTCAGCGAGGACACCACCGGCGCGCTGGCCGGCAGCAAGCTCAAGCTCGAGGATTCATGGGGCGTGGCGCTGCATGCCGGCCTGGACGTCGCGCTCACCGACACGTCGGCGCTGCGGGTGGACCTGCGCTGGGCCGACATCGACAGCAAGGTCAAGGTCGACGGCGCCAGCATGGGCACCGCGCAGATCGATCCGCTGGTGTACGGCCTGGCCTACGTGATGAAGTTCTGA
- the trxC gene encoding thioredoxin TrxC, translated as MSEPLHIACPHCQALNRVPGERLAAAPQCGRCHRALFVAAPVALTADNFAAHAERSDIALLVDFWAPWCGPCRTMAPQFEAAAAQLEPRLRLGKLDTEAQPALAARFGIRSIPTLALLRHGRELARQSGAIGTADIVRWARAHAG; from the coding sequence GTGAGCGAGCCGCTGCATATCGCCTGCCCGCACTGCCAGGCGCTGAACCGGGTGCCGGGCGAGCGCCTGGCGGCGGCGCCGCAATGCGGGCGGTGCCACCGCGCGCTGTTCGTCGCCGCGCCGGTGGCGTTGACCGCGGACAACTTCGCCGCCCACGCCGAGCGCAGCGACATCGCGTTGCTGGTGGACTTCTGGGCGCCGTGGTGCGGGCCGTGCCGGACCATGGCGCCGCAGTTCGAGGCCGCCGCCGCGCAACTGGAGCCGCGCCTGCGCCTGGGCAAGCTGGATACCGAGGCGCAGCCGGCGCTGGCGGCCCGCTTCGGCATCCGCAGCATTCCGACCCTGGCCTTGCTGCGGCACGGCCGCGAACTGGCGCGGCAGAGTGGCGCGATCGGTACCGCCGACATCGTGCGCTGGGCGCGGGCGCACGCCGGCTAG
- a CDS encoding OmpW family outer membrane protein: MKPRLFRRLAVAALAAVALPAAAQSAGHYTTSYGIHGMVPASSNGTLTGSDQRFSADTAPALSFSYEYFFRGNLGLEIQTLVGQQKIGLEQGGDVGRAWALSPTFSLQYHFNGNGDISPFVGVGLNYTTFLGADGKGAFARDDVKFKDSFGPAVHAGVDFAVGERSALRVDARWTSMRSDVEVNSGKLGEAKLDPITYGVAYMMYF, from the coding sequence ATGAAGCCACGCCTGTTCCGCCGTCTCGCCGTCGCCGCCCTCGCTGCCGTCGCCCTGCCCGCCGCCGCACAGTCGGCCGGCCACTACACCACCAGCTACGGCATCCACGGCATGGTGCCTGCGTCCTCCAACGGCACCCTGACCGGCAGCGACCAGCGCTTCAGCGCCGACACCGCCCCGGCGCTCTCGTTCAGCTACGAATACTTCTTCCGCGGCAACCTCGGCCTGGAGATCCAGACCCTGGTCGGGCAGCAGAAGATCGGCCTGGAACAGGGCGGCGATGTCGGCCGCGCCTGGGCGCTGTCGCCGACGTTCTCGCTGCAGTACCACTTCAACGGCAACGGCGACATCTCTCCGTTCGTCGGCGTCGGCCTCAACTACACCACGTTCCTGGGCGCCGACGGCAAGGGCGCGTTCGCCCGAGACGACGTCAAGTTCAAGGACAGCTTCGGCCCGGCGGTGCATGCCGGCGTGGACTTCGCCGTCGGCGAGCGCAGCGCGCTGCGCGTGGACGCGCGCTGGACCAGCATGCGCAGCGACGTGGAAGTGAACAGTGGCAAGCTCGGCGAAGCCAAGCTCGATCCGATCACCTACGGCGTCGCCTACATGATGTACTTCTGA
- the modA gene encoding molybdate ABC transporter substrate-binding protein — protein sequence MAMPPALAQAPLTVFAAASLKESLDEAAAAYQQSSGTPVQVSYAASSALARQLEQGAPADVFVSADLEWMDYLQQRQLVDPAQRRNLLGNTLVLVAPASSAAKVDLRTPGALAAALGTQGRLAVGQTNSVPAGKYARAALRKLGQWDGVQARLAESDSVRAALMLVARGEAPLGIVYGSDAKAEPKVRVVAVFPADSHAPIVYPVAALRASRHPAAAGFVRWLGTKPAQAIFQRRGFSLAP from the coding sequence ATGGCGATGCCGCCGGCCCTGGCGCAGGCGCCGTTGACCGTGTTCGCCGCCGCCAGCCTGAAGGAATCGCTGGACGAGGCCGCCGCGGCCTACCAGCAGTCCAGCGGCACGCCGGTGCAGGTGTCGTACGCGGCCAGCTCGGCGCTGGCGCGGCAGCTGGAACAGGGCGCGCCGGCGGACGTGTTCGTCTCCGCCGACCTGGAATGGATGGACTACCTGCAACAGCGCCAGCTCGTCGACCCGGCGCAGCGGCGCAATCTTCTGGGCAACACGCTGGTGCTGGTCGCACCGGCGTCCAGCGCCGCCAAGGTCGATCTGCGCACGCCCGGCGCGCTCGCCGCCGCGCTCGGCACGCAAGGCCGGCTTGCGGTCGGCCAGACCAACAGCGTGCCGGCCGGCAAGTACGCGCGCGCCGCGCTGCGCAAGCTCGGCCAGTGGGACGGCGTGCAGGCGCGCCTGGCCGAATCGGACAGCGTGCGCGCCGCGCTGATGCTGGTCGCGCGCGGCGAAGCGCCGCTGGGCATCGTCTACGGCTCCGATGCCAAGGCCGAACCGAAGGTGCGGGTGGTGGCGGTGTTCCCCGCCGACAGCCACGCGCCGATCGTGTATCCGGTGGCGGCGCTGCGCGCGAGCAGGCATCCGGCCGCGGCCGGCTTCGTGCGCTGGCTGGGTACGAAGCCTGCGCAGGCGATCTTCCAGCGCCGCGGTTTCTCGCTCGCGCCCTGA
- a CDS encoding rhodanese-like domain-containing protein has protein sequence MPHSSAHALVERARPQIQEVATDAAATPLPGEWIIDVREPGEFAVGHLPNAINIPRGILEFRLDADPALARRDQPILLYCASGGRSTLAALSLQQLGYSQVRSLSGGFLGWTAAGLPVAF, from the coding sequence ATGCCCCATTCCTCCGCCCACGCCCTGGTCGAACGGGCGCGCCCGCAGATCCAGGAAGTCGCCACCGATGCCGCCGCCACGCCGCTGCCCGGCGAATGGATCATCGACGTGCGCGAACCCGGCGAATTCGCCGTCGGCCACCTGCCCAACGCGATCAACATCCCGCGCGGCATCCTCGAATTCCGCCTGGACGCCGATCCGGCGCTGGCCCGCCGCGACCAGCCGATCCTGCTGTACTGCGCCAGCGGCGGCCGCTCCACGCTGGCCGCGCTGAGCCTGCAGCAGCTCGGCTACAGCCAGGTGCGCTCGCTGAGCGGCGGCTTCCTCGGCTGGACCGCCGCCGGCCTGCCGGTCGCCTTCTGA
- a CDS encoding metalloregulator ArsR/SmtB family transcription factor: protein MARRLQPAMDPAAIRAHAGEAARLLKALGNEKRLLLLCLLVDHEQSVGQLNTRLDLSQSALSQHLALLREDGLVQTRRDGQTIYYSLAPGPAQRILDTLHGIYCSAGPSSPAKAGP, encoded by the coding sequence ATGGCCCGCCGCCTGCAACCTGCGATGGATCCGGCCGCGATACGCGCGCATGCCGGCGAGGCCGCGCGCCTGCTGAAGGCGCTTGGCAACGAAAAGCGGCTGCTGCTGCTGTGCCTGCTGGTGGACCACGAACAATCGGTGGGCCAGCTCAACACGCGCCTGGACCTGAGCCAGTCGGCGCTGTCGCAGCACCTGGCGCTGCTGCGCGAGGACGGCCTGGTGCAGACCCGCCGCGACGGGCAGACCATCTACTATTCGCTGGCCCCCGGCCCGGCGCAGCGCATCCTCGATACCCTGCACGGCATCTACTGCAGCGCCGGCCCTTCCTCACCCGCCAAGGCAGGACCATGA
- a CDS encoding MBL fold metallo-hydrolase: MSQVPNVHPFHHAGSGTWSYLVEDGHDAAVIDPVLDFDADTAALRDAPAQGLAERLDARGLQLRWILETHAHADHVSAAQWFKRRWPQATLAIGAGIRQVRARFAPQFGLAADSGDTRCGFDHLFADGERFAIGTLAAQVIAVPGHTDDSIAYLIGDALFPGDSLFMPDSGTARCDFPGGNAATLFRSIHRLYALPESTRVFVCHDYGAGGRAVACETSIGAQRRGNIHVRDGVDEAAFVALRQARDATLAAPRLMQPSVRANIQAGRTDDLHAAPR; encoded by the coding sequence ATGAGCCAGGTTCCCAACGTCCACCCCTTCCACCACGCCGGGTCCGGCACCTGGAGCTATCTGGTCGAAGACGGCCACGACGCCGCGGTGATCGACCCGGTGCTGGACTTCGATGCGGACACCGCCGCGCTGCGCGACGCGCCGGCGCAAGGCCTGGCCGAGCGGCTGGACGCGCGCGGCCTGCAGTTGCGCTGGATCCTGGAAACCCACGCGCATGCCGACCATGTCTCCGCCGCGCAGTGGTTCAAGCGGCGCTGGCCGCAGGCGACGCTGGCGATCGGCGCCGGCATCCGCCAGGTACGCGCGCGCTTCGCGCCGCAGTTCGGCCTGGCCGCGGACAGCGGCGACACGCGCTGCGGCTTCGACCATCTGTTCGCCGACGGCGAGCGCTTCGCGATCGGCACGCTGGCCGCGCAGGTGATCGCGGTGCCCGGGCATACCGACGACAGCATCGCCTACCTGATCGGCGATGCGCTGTTCCCCGGCGATTCGCTGTTCATGCCCGACAGCGGCACCGCGCGCTGCGATTTCCCCGGCGGCAACGCGGCGACGCTGTTCCGTTCGATCCACAGGCTCTACGCGCTGCCCGAATCCACCCGCGTGTTCGTCTGCCACGACTACGGCGCCGGCGGCCGCGCGGTCGCCTGCGAAACCAGCATCGGTGCGCAGCGCCGCGGCAACATCCACGTGCGCGACGGCGTCGACGAAGCCGCGTTCGTCGCGCTGCGCCAGGCGCGCGATGCGACGCTGGCCGCGCCGCGGCTGATGCAGCCCTCGGTGCGCGCCAACATCCAGGCCGGCCGCACCGACGATCTGCACGCCGCGCCACGCTGA
- a CDS encoding S1/P1 nuclease, translated as MKSSLFVSAALAAAMAGAPSAAFAWGPLGHRLVADLADAQLTPQARAQVQQLLQGEPEPTLAGVANWADQLREHDPDLGKRTGPWHYVNLGEDKCHYEQTRDCPDGNCAVEALRRQAAILADRSQPQAARAQALKFVVHFAGDIQQPLHAGYAGDKGGNTFQIQFEGKGSNLHSLWDSGLLRSRGLDEAHYLAQLQAQPLPAPSPAGSTLPPPAAAWAEASCRIMLRPGFYPPGAKLPADYVATWRPVAEAQLRQAGADLAVTLNAALGK; from the coding sequence ATGAAATCCTCCCTCTTCGTTTCCGCCGCGCTCGCCGCGGCAATGGCCGGCGCGCCGTCCGCCGCCTTCGCCTGGGGCCCGCTGGGCCATCGCCTGGTCGCCGACCTGGCCGACGCGCAACTCACCCCGCAGGCGCGCGCGCAGGTCCAGCAACTGCTGCAGGGCGAACCCGAGCCGACCCTGGCCGGCGTCGCCAACTGGGCCGACCAGCTGCGCGAGCACGACCCGGACCTGGGCAAGCGCACCGGCCCCTGGCACTACGTCAACCTCGGCGAAGACAAGTGCCACTACGAGCAGACCCGCGACTGTCCCGACGGCAACTGCGCGGTGGAAGCGCTGCGCCGCCAGGCCGCGATCCTGGCCGACCGCAGCCAGCCGCAGGCGGCGCGCGCCCAGGCGCTGAAGTTCGTGGTGCATTTCGCCGGCGACATCCAGCAGCCGCTGCACGCCGGCTACGCCGGCGACAAGGGCGGCAACACGTTCCAGATCCAGTTCGAGGGCAAGGGCAGCAACCTGCATTCGCTGTGGGACAGCGGCCTGCTGCGCAGCCGCGGCCTGGACGAGGCGCACTACCTGGCGCAGTTGCAGGCGCAGCCGCTGCCGGCGCCGTCGCCTGCGGGCAGCACGCTGCCGCCGCCGGCCGCGGCCTGGGCCGAAGCCTCGTGCCGGATCATGCTGCGCCCGGGCTTCTACCCACCCGGCGCCAAGCTGCCGGCGGACTACGTGGCGACCTGGCGCCCGGTCGCCGAGGCGCAGCTGCGCCAGGCCGGCGCGGATCTCGCCGTGACGCTGAACGCCGCGCTGGGCAAGTAA
- a CDS encoding OsmC family protein translates to MSIGDPIRVTLEQEADFAFRIQFDETDLAPWLGDETAPLGHERGPNPSRILLASIANCLAASLLFAMRKFKNDPVGVVAHITATPMRNAEGFWRIPQASVELQLPDGNQDYQQLQRILDQFEQFCVVTQSVRQGIDVQVTVKDAHGNVLLGDKSIEAGA, encoded by the coding sequence ATGAGCATCGGCGATCCGATCCGCGTCACCCTCGAACAGGAGGCGGACTTCGCGTTCCGCATCCAGTTCGACGAAACCGACCTGGCGCCGTGGCTGGGCGACGAGACCGCGCCGCTGGGCCACGAGCGCGGGCCCAATCCCTCGCGCATCCTGCTGGCCAGCATCGCCAACTGCCTGGCCGCCAGCCTGCTGTTCGCGATGCGCAAGTTCAAGAACGATCCGGTCGGCGTGGTCGCGCACATCACCGCCACGCCGATGCGCAACGCGGAGGGCTTCTGGCGCATTCCGCAGGCGTCGGTGGAACTGCAGTTGCCCGACGGCAACCAGGACTACCAGCAGCTGCAGCGCATCCTCGACCAGTTCGAGCAGTTCTGCGTGGTCACCCAGAGCGTGCGCCAGGGCATCGACGTGCAGGTCACGGTCAAGGACGCGCACGGCAATGTCCTGCTTGGCGACAAGAGCATCGAGGCCGGCGCGTGA
- the gap gene encoding type I glyceraldehyde-3-phosphate dehydrogenase, which translates to MAIKVGINGFGRIGRNVLRSAVQNFGSDIEIVAINDLLEPDYLAYMLQYDSVHGRFDGEVSVDGNHLVVNGKKIRLTQERDPAALKWDEVGAEVVIESTGLFLTKETAQKHIDAGAKKVILSAPSKDDTPMFVYGVNDSTYAGQAIVSNASCTTNCLAPLAKVINDKWGIKRGLMTTVHAATATQKTVDGPSNKDWRGGRGILENIIPSSTGAAKAVGVVIPELNKKLTGMSFRVPTSDVSVVDLTVELEKPATYAEICAEIKAQSEGALKGILGYTEDKVVATDFRGDARTSIFDADAGIALDSTFVKLVSWYDNEWGYSNKCLEMVKVVAK; encoded by the coding sequence ATGGCAATCAAGGTTGGCATCAACGGTTTCGGTCGCATCGGACGCAACGTACTGCGCTCGGCGGTACAGAACTTCGGCAGCGACATCGAGATCGTCGCCATCAACGACCTGCTCGAGCCCGACTACCTGGCCTACATGCTGCAGTACGATTCGGTGCATGGCCGCTTCGACGGCGAGGTGTCGGTCGACGGCAACCATCTGGTGGTCAACGGCAAGAAGATCCGCCTGACCCAGGAGCGCGATCCGGCGGCGCTGAAGTGGGACGAGGTCGGCGCCGAGGTGGTGATCGAATCCACCGGCCTGTTCCTGACCAAGGAGACCGCGCAGAAGCACATCGACGCCGGCGCCAAGAAGGTGATCCTGTCGGCCCCGTCCAAGGACGACACGCCGATGTTCGTCTATGGCGTCAACGACAGCACCTACGCCGGCCAGGCGATCGTCTCCAACGCCAGCTGCACCACCAACTGCCTGGCACCGCTGGCCAAGGTGATCAACGACAAGTGGGGCATCAAGCGCGGCCTGATGACCACCGTGCACGCCGCCACCGCCACCCAGAAGACCGTGGACGGCCCCAGCAACAAGGACTGGCGCGGCGGCCGCGGCATCCTGGAGAACATCATTCCCTCCAGCACCGGCGCGGCCAAGGCCGTGGGCGTGGTGATCCCGGAGTTGAACAAGAAGCTGACCGGCATGAGCTTCCGCGTGCCGACCTCGGACGTGTCGGTGGTCGACCTGACCGTGGAGCTGGAGAAGCCGGCCACCTACGCCGAGATCTGCGCCGAGATCAAGGCGCAGAGCGAAGGTGCGCTGAAGGGCATCCTCGGCTACACCGAGGACAAGGTGGTGGCCACCGATTTCCGCGGCGACGCGCGCACCTCGATCTTCGACGCCGACGCCGGCATCGCGCTGGACAGCACCTTCGTCAAGCTGGTGTCCTGGTACGACAACGAGTGGGGCTATTCCAACAAGTGCCTGGAAATGGTCAAGGTGGTGGCGAAGTAA